In Strix uralensis isolate ZFMK-TIS-50842 chromosome 18, bStrUra1, whole genome shotgun sequence, one DNA window encodes the following:
- the ARFRP1 gene encoding ADP-ribosylation factor-related protein 1 isoform X3, whose product MYTLLSGLYKYMFQRDEYCILILGLDNAGKTTFLEQTKTRFNKNYKGMSLSKITTTVGLNIGTIDVGKTRLMFWDLGGQEELQSLWDKYYAESHGVIYVIDSTDEERLSESKRAFEKMITSEALEGVPILVLANKQDVETCLSIPDIKTAFSDCINKIGKRDCLTQACSALTGKGVNEGIEWMVKCVVRNIHRPPRKKDIT is encoded by the exons ATGTATACTCTGCTGTCTGGGCTCTATAAATACATGTTCCAGAGGGATGAGTACTGCATCTTGATCCTTGGTTTGGACAATGCTGGTAAAACC aCCTTCCTTGAACAAACTAAAACTCGATTTAATAAGAACTACAAAGGGATGAGTTTGTCCAAAATCACAACCACTGTAGGCTTAAACA TTGGTACTATCGATGTTGGCAAAACTCGGCTAATGTTCTGGGATCTTGGTGGACAGGAGGAACTACAGTCTCTTTGGGACAAG TATTATGCTGAATCTCATGGGGTGATCTATGTTATTGACTCCACTGATGAGGAGAGGCTCTCAGAATCTAAAAGAGCGTTTG AGAAGATGATTACCAGTGAAGCTCTGGAAGGGGTTCCCATTCTGGTGTTAGCTAACAAGCAGGATGTAGAG ACTTGTCTGTCAATACCTGACATCAAGACAGCGTTCAGTGACTGCATCAACAAAATTGGGAAGAGAGACTGCCTGACACAAGCCTGCTCTGCTCTTACTGG CAAAGGAGTTAACGAGGGAATTGAATGGATGGTGAAGTGCGTGGTGAGGAATATTCACCGGCCCCCAAGAAAGAAGGACATCACGTAA
- the ARFRP1 gene encoding ADP-ribosylation factor-related protein 1 isoform X1, with product MSRMYTLLSGLYKYMFQRDEYCILILGLDNAGKTTFLEQTKTRFNKNYKGMSLSKITTTVGLNIGTIDVGKTRLMFWDLGGQEELQSLWDKYYAESHGVIYVIDSTDEERLSESKRAFEKMITSEALEGVPILVLANKQDVETCLSIPDIKTAFSDCINKIGKRDCLTQACSALTGKGVNEGIEWMVKCVVRNIHRPPRKKDIT from the exons AT GAGCAGGATGTATACTCTGCTGTCTGGGCTCTATAAATACATGTTCCAGAGGGATGAGTACTGCATCTTGATCCTTGGTTTGGACAATGCTGGTAAAACC aCCTTCCTTGAACAAACTAAAACTCGATTTAATAAGAACTACAAAGGGATGAGTTTGTCCAAAATCACAACCACTGTAGGCTTAAACA TTGGTACTATCGATGTTGGCAAAACTCGGCTAATGTTCTGGGATCTTGGTGGACAGGAGGAACTACAGTCTCTTTGGGACAAG TATTATGCTGAATCTCATGGGGTGATCTATGTTATTGACTCCACTGATGAGGAGAGGCTCTCAGAATCTAAAAGAGCGTTTG AGAAGATGATTACCAGTGAAGCTCTGGAAGGGGTTCCCATTCTGGTGTTAGCTAACAAGCAGGATGTAGAG ACTTGTCTGTCAATACCTGACATCAAGACAGCGTTCAGTGACTGCATCAACAAAATTGGGAAGAGAGACTGCCTGACACAAGCCTGCTCTGCTCTTACTGG CAAAGGAGTTAACGAGGGAATTGAATGGATGGTGAAGTGCGTGGTGAGGAATATTCACCGGCCCCCAAGAAAGAAGGACATCACGTAA
- the ARFRP1 gene encoding ADP-ribosylation factor-related protein 1 isoform X2 produces the protein MSRMYTLLSGLYKYMFQRDEYCILILGLDNAGKTTFLEQTKTRFNKNYKGMSLSKITTTVGLNIGTIDVGKTRLMFWDLGGQEELQSLWDKYYAESHGVIYVIDSTDEERLSESKRAFEKMITSEALEGVPILVLANKQDVETCLSIPDIKTAFSDCINKIGKRDCLTQACSALTGTDRYLSVNLGLAPAKELTRELNGW, from the exons AT GAGCAGGATGTATACTCTGCTGTCTGGGCTCTATAAATACATGTTCCAGAGGGATGAGTACTGCATCTTGATCCTTGGTTTGGACAATGCTGGTAAAACC aCCTTCCTTGAACAAACTAAAACTCGATTTAATAAGAACTACAAAGGGATGAGTTTGTCCAAAATCACAACCACTGTAGGCTTAAACA TTGGTACTATCGATGTTGGCAAAACTCGGCTAATGTTCTGGGATCTTGGTGGACAGGAGGAACTACAGTCTCTTTGGGACAAG TATTATGCTGAATCTCATGGGGTGATCTATGTTATTGACTCCACTGATGAGGAGAGGCTCTCAGAATCTAAAAGAGCGTTTG AGAAGATGATTACCAGTGAAGCTCTGGAAGGGGTTCCCATTCTGGTGTTAGCTAACAAGCAGGATGTAGAG ACTTGTCTGTCAATACCTGACATCAAGACAGCGTTCAGTGACTGCATCAACAAAATTGGGAAGAGAGACTGCCTGACACAAGCCTGCTCTGCTCTTACTGG cactgaCAGATACTTGTCTGTGAACCTTGGACTTGCACCAG CAAAGGAGTTAACGAGGGAATTGAATGGATGGTGA
- the ZGPAT gene encoding zinc finger CCCH-type with G patch domain-containing protein, with translation MDEESLEAAIQTYNAQLQQVELALGAGLDPSQQSDLIQLQEDLKQLIELTESSLVSVKKSKLLATLDTNASSSSSPGLEQDTNPDSSAQDVEYAAFKEAIAELGTEEKPSADNSEVSKRDEETDDKNESKYSEEEESDREEEEEELSGMKVKAPYYSSWGTLEYHNAMIVGTEDLEDGSAGVRVLYLYPTHKSLKPCPFFLDDKCRFKENCRFSHGQVVSVEELQPFQEPNLSALEVGSACLAKHSDGIWYTAKITDIDSGYYTVKFDSLLLKEAVVEGDSVIPPLRSEDGAESAESDDDSVDDSGYAKVIDSGVPENGEWTPACSSSFGGWEAHTRGIGSKLLVQMGYEFGKGLGKNAEGRVEPVQAVVLPRGKSLDQCAEVLQKKKQGKLDPDRSRKCRAKGNSSGQSPGGSRKPPRNVFDFLNEKLRGKSSGEKAGGMALPERNSKEIYHASKSTKKALSVRLFQTMEKIEQTQKDIRGIQQALARNVGRHSVATAQLEEKLANAHKQLGQLQAQEASLQREQKKADTHKKMTEF, from the exons ATGGATGAAGAGAGTCTGGAAGCAGCCATTCAGACCTATAATGCCCAGCTGCAGCAAGTGGAGCTGGCTTTAGGGGCAGGCCTGGACCCATCGCAGCAGTCGGACTTGATTCAGTTGCAGGAAGATTTAAAGCAGCTGATAGAACTGACTGAATCCAGCCTGGTGTCTGTTAAAAAGAGCAAACTTCTGGCTACTTTAGATACaaatgcttcctcctcctcctccccaggtcTGGAGCAGGACACCAACCCAGACAGTTCTGCCCAAGATGTGGAGTATGCTGCTTTTAAGGAGGCCATTGCTGAGCTTGGAACTGAGGAGAAGCCTTCAGCTGATAACAGCGAGGTAtcaaagagagatgaagaaactGATGACAAAAATGAATCAAAGTACAGCGAAGAGGAGGAGTCtgacagagaggaggaggaggaggaattaaGCGGGATGAAGGTTAAAGCCCCCTACTACAGTTCTTGGGGGACCCTGGAGTACCATAATGCCATGATTGTGGGGACAGAGGACTTGGAAGACGGCAGTGCAGGAGTCAGAGTGTTGTACCTCTATCCAACTCACAAGTCTCTGAAGCCGTGCCCGTTCTTCTTGGATGACAAATGCAGATTTAAAGAGAACTGTcg GTTTTCGCATGGCCAGGTGGTCTCTGTGGAAGAGCTTCAGCCATTTCAGGAGCCCAACCTGAGCGCGCTGGAGGTGGGCTCAGCCTGCCTGGCGAAACACAGCGATGGGATATGGTACACGGCAAAAATTACCG aCATCGACAGTGGTTACTACACTGTGAAGTTTGATTCCCTGCTGCTCAAGGAAGCTGTTGTGGAAGGAGACAGCGTCATTCCCCCACTGCGAAGCGAAGATGGTGCCGAATCTGCCGAGTCTGATGACGACAGCGTTGATGATTCTGGTTATGCTAAAG TGATAGATTCGGGAGTTCCCGAGAACGGGGAATGGACTCCGGCGTGCAGTTCCTCTTTCGGTGGCTGGGAAGCCCATACTCGTGGTATCGGCTCCAAACTGCTCGTTCAGATGGGATACGAGTTTGGAAAAG GGTTAGGGAAGAACGCTGAGGGCCGTGTGGAGCCGGTGCAGGCTGTGGTACTTCCTCGGGGGAAGTCCCTCGACCAGTGTGCTGAGGTGcttcagaagaagaaacagggGAAGCTGGACCCAGACAGGTCAAGGAAATGCCGAGCGAAGGGAAACAGCTCTGGACAATCGCCTGGGGGCAGCCGTAAGCCTCCCCGCAACGTATTTGACTTTTTGAATGAGAAACTGCGAGGGAAGAGCAGTGGGGAGAAGGCTGGAGGGATGGCACTGCCCGAGAGGAACAGCAAAGAGATCTACCACGCTAGCAAGAGCACCAAGAAGGCCCTGAGCGTCCGCCTCTTCCAGACGATGGAGAAGATTGAACAGACGCAGAAGGATATCAGAGGAATCCAGCAGGCCCTGGCACGCAACGTTGGACG GCACAGCGTTGCTAcagctcagctggaggagaagctgGCTAATGCCCACAAacagctggggcagctgcaggCCCAGGAAGCCAGTCTGCAGCGGGAGCAGAAGAAGGCAGACACGCATAAGAAGATGACTGAGTTCTAG